In the genome of Halapricum salinum, one region contains:
- a CDS encoding carboxymuconolactone decarboxylase family protein has product MTRLELLSRDEIPEQYHYLFTDDYLGDRHIFRVWAHNPEVLEATLEYLETLYDQLTPRTKELVILTVARARSARYEWHQHVDIARGKGVETDEIRAIGGRDFSGFADAEFVLLQYAEAVATGEVTDQIHDALARAYSPAEIVAVGLLVDFYVGLCNYVASVEIPFEGGKFVGWTPDEETIAELFE; this is encoded by the coding sequence ATGACGCGCCTGGAGTTACTTTCGAGAGACGAAATCCCCGAACAGTACCACTATCTCTTCACCGACGACTACCTCGGCGACCGACACATCTTCCGGGTGTGGGCGCACAACCCCGAAGTGCTCGAAGCGACCCTCGAATATCTCGAGACGCTGTACGACCAGTTGACCCCGCGGACGAAGGAACTGGTCATTCTCACCGTCGCCAGGGCCCGCAGCGCGCGCTACGAGTGGCACCAGCACGTCGACATCGCGCGGGGCAAGGGGGTCGAGACCGACGAGATTCGCGCGATCGGCGGCCGGGACTTCTCTGGCTTTGCCGACGCGGAGTTCGTCCTGTTGCAGTACGCCGAGGCGGTCGCGACCGGCGAGGTCACCGACCAGATCCACGACGCGCTCGCACGGGCTTACTCGCCCGCCGAAATCGTCGCAGTCGGCCTGCTCGTCGACTTCTACGTCGGGCTGTGTAACTACGTCGCCTCGGTCGAGATACCCTTCGAGGGCGGGAAGTTCGTCGGCTGGACGCCCGACGAGGAGACTATCGCCGAACTGTTCGAATGA
- a CDS encoding RNA-guided endonuclease TnpB family protein, with translation MVTVTVTAKFHNPSLSRRKEWQHATRLYRDTKQFCIDGWENGDFDKSVTTASIDNDLYSAIQNQAIREAKSDHSKDGAVRYRESQPFAVNNQNWELDTTKNSTVVVGFPCVSQWWYTPIEVYDDIADPVDRLVDGDADKTRLQVYRRGDDWYCTFNIEYDTDTSGETPIGVDIGERHILAVTAYGEDESMLVSGGEAKYVRRKYRSLRDSLSEAGALRARNRVGDKEQRRITDLNHKLSRRLITFAEQFENPVIRMEDLEGIRENSSWSGIHSWHFHQLQQFITYKAERAGIRVEKVDAYHTSQRCSACGSMGTRDGDHFSCSECDRGRHADLNASENIAQREGEPCTA, from the coding sequence ATGGTCACGGTGACTGTCACCGCGAAGTTCCACAACCCATCCCTCTCACGGCGCAAAGAGTGGCAACACGCCACCCGACTCTACCGTGATACCAAGCAGTTCTGTATCGACGGATGGGAGAACGGCGACTTCGACAAGTCCGTGACCACGGCCAGTATTGACAACGACCTCTACTCGGCTATTCAGAACCAAGCCATCCGAGAGGCCAAATCTGACCACAGCAAGGATGGAGCGGTTCGCTACCGAGAGAGTCAACCGTTCGCCGTCAACAACCAGAACTGGGAACTCGACACGACCAAGAACAGCACGGTCGTCGTTGGTTTCCCATGCGTCTCCCAATGGTGGTACACTCCGATAGAGGTGTACGACGACATTGCCGACCCCGTAGACCGACTGGTTGATGGAGACGCCGACAAGACTCGCCTACAGGTCTACCGTCGCGGAGACGACTGGTACTGTACGTTCAACATCGAGTACGACACCGACACGTCGGGTGAGACACCCATCGGTGTCGATATTGGCGAACGGCATATCCTCGCCGTGACCGCCTACGGCGAAGACGAGTCAATGCTGGTGTCAGGTGGTGAGGCGAAGTACGTTCGGCGCAAATATCGTTCCCTACGCGATTCGCTCTCGGAAGCGGGTGCGCTTCGCGCACGTAACCGTGTGGGTGACAAAGAACAGCGTCGAATCACGGACTTGAACCACAAACTCTCCCGTCGCCTCATCACGTTCGCCGAACAGTTCGAGAACCCCGTCATTCGGATGGAAGACCTCGAAGGTATTCGTGAGAACAGCTCGTGGTCGGGGATCCACTCGTGGCATTTCCACCAACTCCAACAGTTCATCACATACAAAGCCGAACGCGCTGGTATCCGCGTCGAGAAAGTTGATGCGTACCATACCAGCCAGCGGTGTTCGGCGTGTGGTTCGATGGGAACCCGTGATGGCGACCACTTTTCGTGTTCGGAGTGTGACCGGGGACGCCACGCTGACCTGAACGCTTCGGAGAATATCGCACAACGGGAGGGAGAACCATGCACGGCGTAG
- a CDS encoding patatin-like phospholipase family protein — translation MSDTQADGATADIDDPTRVAIACQGGGSHTAFTCGVLRELLESWDDDYELVGISGTSGGAFNALAVWYGLVTDGPETAREVVGSLWDDLAVSGVQDRWVNSMVTSLSRMESAGFPLPVVSPYQIPGPEAGKQRIREVLEAHIDFETIPDLCGTDAPELVVGTVDINAGVFETFTNEDVTVDAVLASAAVPNLFEAVEIHGHLHWDGLFSQNPPVSDLMHQPPERKPEELWIIQINPQEFEGEPTTSEVIADRRNELSGNISLNQELGFIEQVNDWVEDGTLPGDEFQRTEIQRINMGKRFHCSTKVDRDPEFLDELRNLGAERARAFLDDRDGS, via the coding sequence ATGAGTGACACGCAAGCCGACGGCGCGACTGCGGACATCGACGATCCGACGCGCGTCGCGATCGCCTGTCAGGGCGGGGGCAGTCACACCGCCTTCACCTGCGGCGTGCTCCGGGAGCTACTCGAGTCGTGGGACGACGACTACGAGCTCGTCGGGATCTCCGGTACCTCCGGCGGCGCGTTCAACGCACTGGCGGTGTGGTACGGGCTGGTCACCGACGGTCCCGAGACGGCCCGCGAGGTCGTCGGGAGCCTCTGGGACGACCTCGCCGTCTCCGGCGTGCAGGACCGCTGGGTCAACTCGATGGTGACGAGCCTCTCGCGCATGGAGAGCGCCGGGTTCCCGCTGCCGGTCGTCAGTCCCTACCAGATCCCCGGCCCGGAAGCGGGCAAGCAGCGCATCCGTGAGGTGCTCGAAGCCCACATCGACTTCGAGACGATCCCGGACCTCTGTGGCACCGACGCGCCGGAGCTCGTCGTCGGCACGGTCGACATCAACGCCGGCGTCTTCGAGACGTTCACCAACGAAGACGTGACCGTCGACGCAGTGCTGGCTTCGGCGGCCGTTCCCAACCTCTTCGAGGCCGTCGAGATTCACGGCCATCTGCACTGGGACGGCCTGTTCTCCCAGAACCCGCCGGTGAGCGACCTCATGCACCAGCCGCCCGAGCGCAAGCCCGAGGAGCTGTGGATCATCCAGATCAACCCCCAGGAGTTCGAGGGCGAGCCGACCACCTCCGAGGTCATCGCCGACCGCCGGAACGAACTCTCGGGCAATATCTCGCTCAACCAAGAGTTGGGATTCATCGAGCAGGTCAACGACTGGGTCGAGGACGGGACGTTGCCAGGGGACGAGTTTCAGCGGACGGAGATCCAACGAATCAACATGGGCAAGCGGTTCCACTGCTCGACGAAAGTGGATCGCGACCCTGAGTTTCTGGACGAACTCCGTAATCTCGGGGCTGAGCGTGCGAGGGCGTTTCTCGACGACCGGGACGGAAGCTGA
- a CDS encoding CheF family chemotaxis protein, with protein sequence MSEGETKLYDDRGQYLLAQKDGREIRDASWNACRVVLTTQRVVMIADEKHTVAIDALEQVNDRFDVNQAAAGEGSYTAVRTDETVYLVSVPEQDEFETALYKASLNNGILFVQHPAVEGGVVQSVEWTKAKVKISAEAINLAMADGQKVTIDRNDIGDVGTDERTIKGEERTVYEVEHTDAEGRSVETHVTGESHHTAVLGALLEEGVERHRANLDLSGTEKQVIMALHSGVSPFDLPEFVGMDVEKVEAIFDELVEYDVIEVERERTEVALTPQGRQAAGETIGDR encoded by the coding sequence ATGAGCGAGGGCGAAACCAAACTCTACGACGATCGCGGGCAGTATCTCCTGGCCCAGAAAGACGGCCGGGAGATCCGCGACGCCAGCTGGAACGCCTGTCGGGTGGTCCTGACCACCCAGCGGGTCGTGATGATCGCCGACGAGAAGCACACGGTGGCGATCGACGCCCTCGAACAGGTCAACGATCGTTTCGACGTCAACCAGGCCGCCGCTGGCGAGGGCAGCTACACTGCCGTTCGGACCGACGAGACGGTCTATCTGGTCTCGGTGCCCGAGCAGGACGAGTTCGAGACGGCGCTGTACAAGGCCTCGCTGAACAACGGTATTCTGTTCGTCCAGCACCCGGCCGTCGAGGGCGGGGTCGTCCAGAGCGTCGAGTGGACCAAAGCCAAGGTCAAGATTTCGGCAGAAGCGATCAACCTCGCGATGGCCGACGGCCAGAAGGTGACGATCGACCGGAACGACATCGGCGACGTTGGCACCGACGAGCGCACGATCAAGGGCGAAGAGCGGACCGTCTACGAGGTCGAACACACCGACGCGGAGGGACGCAGCGTCGAGACTCACGTCACGGGCGAGTCCCACCACACCGCAGTTTTGGGGGCGCTTCTGGAGGAAGGCGTCGAGCGCCACCGTGCGAACCTCGATCTCAGCGGGACGGAAAAACAGGTCATCATGGCCCTCCACTCCGGTGTCTCGCCGTTCGACCTCCCCGAGTTCGTCGGGATGGACGTCGAGAAAGTCGAGGCGATCTTCGACGAACTCGTCGAGTACGACGTCATCGAGGTCGAGCGCGAACGCACCGAGGTCGCGCTCACGCCGCAGGGTCGACAGGCCGCCGGCGAGACGATCGGCGATCGGTAG
- a CDS encoding peroxiredoxin family protein, with product MSSHQLERGDIAPEFELPNAGNGPDPLSLGRVVEQVDFAVLLLLRDYHCPKCKNQVQTLAEHAREFAELNAVVLPVLPEPVDRAQQWQEQFDLPFPLLADPEKNVAEKYDQPTQYGKLGELHDLIGRLPESVVLDTRADEAEIVFTYEGDSPGDRPEISTLLDEIDSLQETFVYDCSLVDC from the coding sequence ATGTCGAGTCACCAACTCGAGCGCGGGGATATCGCACCGGAGTTCGAACTACCGAACGCGGGGAACGGGCCGGACCCACTGTCACTGGGTCGCGTCGTCGAGCAGGTGGATTTCGCGGTGCTGCTCTTGCTCCGTGACTATCACTGCCCGAAGTGCAAGAACCAGGTGCAGACCCTGGCCGAGCACGCGCGGGAGTTCGCCGAGCTGAACGCGGTCGTGTTGCCGGTGTTGCCCGAGCCGGTCGACCGAGCACAACAGTGGCAAGAACAGTTCGACCTGCCGTTCCCGTTGCTGGCAGACCCCGAGAAGAACGTCGCCGAGAAGTACGACCAGCCGACCCAGTACGGAAAACTCGGCGAACTTCACGACCTGATCGGGCGGCTCCCCGAGAGCGTCGTCCTCGATACGCGGGCCGACGAGGCCGAGATCGTCTTCACCTACGAAGGGGACTCCCCCGGGGATCGACCGGAGATATCGACGCTACTCGACGAGATCGACTCGCTGCAGGAGACGTTCGTCTACGACTGTTCGCTGGTCGATTGCTGA
- the glmU gene encoding bifunctional sugar-1-phosphate nucleotidylyltransferase/acetyltransferase — translation MVYTAVVLAAGEGMRLRPLTRNRPKPMLPAANRPILEYVLDALIEAGTEEIVMVVGYKHDRVQNHFGPTYRDVPITYARQEKQLGTGHALLQAREHVDEPMLVVNGDCLIESSLVEDVCDTYDEGDGEPTLSVLAGPDARQYGAVVLRDGFVEDIIEKPTTDEYRLINAGIYAFDTDIFAAIDDTPRQEGELALTDTLSRELETRRVRGVETGGLWVDATYPWDLLTVAREVLAHDLTDEPEVEEGIWIDETAIVHEDATLQAPVVVGPDCEVGPGAVVGPQTALGRNVTVGANSTVINTVLDVDTRVDPGSTLLETVTGQHVRFGPSTVVSGGPADVRVGNEIFEDERLGAVVADRVRADGNVSFAPGSLVGPSAHLHTGVTIDGQIRENTEVRR, via the coding sequence ATGGTCTACACTGCTGTCGTCCTCGCCGCCGGCGAAGGGATGCGGTTGCGCCCGCTGACGCGCAACCGTCCCAAACCGATGTTGCCCGCGGCGAACCGGCCGATCCTCGAATACGTCCTCGACGCGCTGATCGAGGCCGGGACCGAGGAGATCGTGATGGTCGTCGGCTACAAGCACGACCGCGTCCAGAACCACTTCGGCCCGACCTATCGGGACGTCCCGATCACCTACGCTCGCCAGGAAAAGCAGTTAGGAACGGGTCACGCCCTCCTGCAGGCCCGCGAGCACGTCGACGAGCCGATGCTCGTGGTCAACGGCGACTGCCTCATCGAGAGCAGTCTCGTCGAGGACGTCTGTGACACCTACGACGAGGGCGACGGCGAGCCAACCCTCTCCGTTCTCGCGGGACCTGACGCCCGGCAGTACGGCGCGGTCGTCCTCCGGGACGGGTTCGTCGAGGACATCATCGAGAAGCCGACGACCGACGAGTATCGGCTGATCAACGCCGGGATCTACGCCTTCGACACCGACATCTTCGCGGCGATCGACGACACCCCCCGACAGGAGGGCGAACTCGCGCTGACGGATACGCTGTCACGCGAACTCGAAACCAGGCGGGTTCGCGGCGTCGAGACGGGCGGCCTCTGGGTCGACGCGACCTATCCGTGGGACCTCCTCACTGTGGCTCGCGAGGTGCTGGCCCACGACCTGACGGACGAACCCGAAGTCGAGGAGGGAATCTGGATCGACGAGACGGCCATCGTCCACGAGGACGCCACGCTACAAGCGCCCGTCGTCGTCGGCCCGGACTGTGAGGTCGGCCCCGGCGCGGTCGTCGGCCCGCAGACGGCGCTCGGCCGAAACGTCACGGTCGGCGCGAACTCGACCGTGATCAACACGGTCCTGGACGTCGACACGCGCGTCGACCCCGGCTCGACGTTGCTGGAGACAGTGACGGGCCAGCACGTCCGGTTCGGTCCCAGCACCGTGGTTTCAGGTGGGCCGGCCGACGTCCGGGTCGGCAACGAGATCTTCGAGGACGAACGCCTCGGCGCTGTCGTGGCTGATCGCGTCCGGGCAGACGGTAACGTCAGCTTCGCACCCGGCTCGCTCGTCGGGCCGAGCGCGCACCTTCACACCGGCGTGACGATCGACGGCCAGATCCGGGAGAACACGGAGGTGCGTCGCTGA
- a CDS encoding sulfite exporter TauE/SafE family protein produces the protein MRRSAIGFLLGIVGVVVLVEPATGGVSAAGERVGSPLTAAIVGQLDGLFGPSFTGQFLEHWWVFPASIVFSGIALASGVSGALFFSPFFMLVVGLTPSQAIGAGLLTEVFGMGNGLRSYVKQRVVDFQTAKWLLLGAVPAVVVGALAAHYVPTTILKGIFGVGLVVLGAFLVYYESPENCEPGECEGDYLREKNTGRGTTTIEAADGEVFTYDTCWRAPGVTLSTIGGFVTGLISAGLPEIVTTQLIVRCRIPPRVAVATSVFVLAIAATAGALVHALTATPVWYVVAWSIPGVVVGGTVGTRVGKYVPSELMETGLGVVFGLVGLVVLVTEFVVA, from the coding sequence ATGAGACGGAGCGCTATCGGCTTCCTGCTCGGGATCGTCGGGGTCGTCGTGCTCGTCGAGCCGGCGACCGGTGGCGTCTCCGCCGCCGGCGAGCGCGTCGGATCGCCGCTGACAGCCGCCATCGTCGGACAGCTCGACGGACTCTTCGGACCCTCGTTCACGGGGCAGTTCCTCGAACACTGGTGGGTGTTCCCCGCGTCGATCGTCTTTTCCGGGATCGCACTGGCATCGGGCGTCTCCGGGGCGCTGTTCTTCAGCCCCTTTTTCATGCTAGTCGTCGGGCTCACGCCCTCGCAGGCGATCGGTGCCGGCCTCCTGACGGAGGTGTTCGGGATGGGCAACGGCCTGCGCTCGTACGTCAAACAGCGCGTCGTCGACTTTCAGACTGCGAAGTGGCTGCTGCTGGGCGCCGTCCCGGCGGTCGTCGTCGGTGCGCTTGCCGCCCACTACGTTCCGACGACGATCCTGAAAGGGATCTTCGGCGTCGGACTCGTCGTGCTGGGGGCGTTTCTCGTCTACTACGAGTCGCCCGAGAACTGCGAGCCCGGCGAGTGCGAGGGCGACTATCTCCGCGAAAAGAACACCGGCCGGGGGACGACGACGATCGAGGCCGCCGACGGTGAGGTCTTCACCTACGACACCTGCTGGCGAGCGCCCGGCGTGACCCTCTCGACGATCGGCGGCTTCGTGACGGGACTGATCAGCGCCGGCCTCCCCGAGATCGTGACGACCCAGCTGATCGTCCGCTGTCGGATCCCGCCCCGGGTCGCCGTCGCGACGAGCGTGTTCGTCCTCGCCATCGCGGCGACGGCCGGCGCGCTCGTGCACGCCCTGACCGCGACCCCGGTCTGGTACGTCGTCGCGTGGTCGATCCCCGGCGTCGTCGTCGGCGGGACCGTCGGGACCCGCGTCGGCAAGTACGTCCCGAGCGAACTCATGGAGACCGGACTGGGCGTCGTCTTCGGCCTCGTCGGCCTCGTCGTTCTCGTGACCGAGTTCGTCGTCGCGTGA
- the glmS gene encoding glutamine--fructose-6-phosphate transaminase (isomerizing) yields MCGIIGAVGRGSDTLDVLVHGLSKLEYRGYDSAGVALASDSIDVCKKAGELDELRTALEGRSVAGSVGIGHTRWSTHGPPTDANAHPHQDCSGDVAVVHNGIIENYQELRDELASAGHTFRSDTDTEVVPHLVEDELRGGADPEAAVRAALSRLEGSYAVAVVIAGVERIFAARNDSPLVLGISDDAYYLASDVPAFRDHTDRVVYMNDGEFAALDAGGWTVTTLDGEPVEKPVDTVDWDPEETGKSGYDHYMLKEIHEQPRSLRQCLSERVDELAGTVDIDDLADLNPRGVQFVACGTSYHAALYGAELFQQAGIPAQAFLASEYASSPPPIGDALVIGVTQSGETADTLSALREADRRGARTLGVTNVVGSTVARECDHVFYIRAGPEIGVAATKTFASQLAALNLLALGMAGGDDTRELIGALRDLPGQVQEVLDESGARAVAETYLESDAYFFIGRGLNFPVALEGALKMKEITYKHAEGFAAGELKHGPLALVTDQTPVFAVVTGDGEQARKTIGNVKEVEARDAPVIAVTDGQSDVERYADHVLRVPETHPRTAAVLANVQLQLVSYHTAAELGRSIDKPRNLAKSVTVE; encoded by the coding sequence ATGTGCGGAATCATCGGCGCGGTCGGCCGCGGTTCGGACACGCTGGACGTGCTCGTCCACGGCCTCTCGAAGCTCGAATATCGCGGGTACGACTCGGCGGGAGTCGCACTCGCCAGTGACTCCATCGATGTCTGCAAGAAAGCCGGCGAACTCGACGAACTCCGCACGGCCCTGGAAGGCCGTAGCGTCGCCGGGAGCGTCGGGATCGGCCACACTCGCTGGTCGACCCACGGGCCGCCGACCGACGCCAACGCCCACCCCCACCAGGACTGCTCGGGCGACGTCGCCGTCGTCCACAACGGGATCATCGAGAACTACCAGGAGTTGCGTGACGAACTCGCCTCGGCGGGCCACACCTTCCGCAGCGACACCGACACCGAGGTCGTCCCCCACCTCGTCGAGGACGAACTCCGCGGCGGTGCCGACCCCGAAGCCGCCGTCCGGGCCGCGCTCAGTCGTCTGGAGGGGAGTTACGCCGTCGCCGTCGTGATCGCGGGCGTCGAACGGATCTTCGCCGCACGTAACGACTCGCCGCTGGTGCTCGGAATCAGCGACGACGCGTACTACCTCGCGAGTGACGTCCCTGCCTTCCGGGATCACACCGACCGCGTGGTCTACATGAACGACGGTGAGTTCGCCGCGCTCGATGCCGGCGGCTGGACCGTCACGACGCTGGATGGCGAGCCAGTCGAGAAACCGGTCGACACCGTCGACTGGGACCCCGAGGAAACAGGAAAAAGCGGCTACGACCACTACATGCTCAAGGAGATCCACGAGCAACCCCGCTCGCTCCGACAGTGTCTCTCCGAGCGCGTCGACGAACTCGCCGGCACCGTCGATATCGACGACCTCGCGGATCTCAATCCACGCGGCGTGCAGTTCGTCGCCTGTGGGACGTCCTATCACGCGGCGCTCTACGGCGCAGAGCTGTTCCAGCAGGCCGGGATCCCGGCCCAGGCCTTCCTGGCGAGTGAGTACGCCTCCTCGCCGCCGCCGATCGGCGACGCGCTGGTGATCGGCGTCACCCAGAGCGGCGAGACTGCAGATACGCTCTCGGCGCTGCGGGAAGCCGACCGTCGCGGGGCGCGGACACTCGGCGTGACCAACGTCGTCGGGTCGACGGTCGCTCGCGAGTGCGATCACGTCTTCTACATCCGGGCCGGCCCGGAGATCGGCGTGGCCGCGACCAAGACCTTCGCCTCCCAGCTGGCCGCGTTGAACCTGCTGGCGCTCGGGATGGCCGGCGGCGACGACACCCGCGAGCTGATCGGCGCGCTACGGGACTTGCCCGGGCAGGTCCAGGAAGTGCTGGACGAGTCCGGTGCGCGCGCGGTCGCCGAGACCTATCTGGAGTCGGACGCGTACTTCTTCATCGGCCGGGGACTCAACTTCCCCGTCGCGCTGGAGGGGGCGCTGAAGATGAAAGAGATCACGTACAAACACGCCGAGGGCTTCGCTGCCGGCGAATTGAAACACGGTCCGCTGGCGCTGGTGACCGATCAAACGCCCGTGTTCGCGGTCGTGACTGGCGACGGAGAGCAAGCGCGCAAGACCATCGGCAACGTCAAAGAAGTCGAGGCCCGCGATGCACCCGTGATCGCCGTCACAGACGGTCAGAGCGACGTGGAACGGTACGCCGACCACGTCCTGCGCGTGCCCGAAACCCATCCGCGGACGGCGGCCGTGCTGGCGAACGTCCAGTTGCAGTTGGTCTCCTATCACACCGCGGCAGAACTGGGGCGATCGATCGACAAGCCGCGGAACCTGGCGAAGAGCGTGACCGTGGAATGA
- a CDS encoding methyl-accepting chemotaxis protein — MSEETGTTGIESDRLDSLTRNHAQLLSVIGTELSESSDVIETLSRNAAEANQSSTETVERAETAQQSAHEAHEDVGEARRAATEAHDRLEQLQDAVGEIDEITAMLDEIADQTNMLALNASIEAARVGAEGDGFAVVADEVKTLAEEAQQQATEIEAIVDEVRADAEDTIAEIEAVDEKTEAAAGSITETVSDLDDIATSAVETSASVDEVADTTQAFADDVDGLASKVIDAINQANELDELVGQR, encoded by the coding sequence ATGTCTGAAGAGACCGGAACCACTGGAATCGAATCGGATCGCCTCGATAGTCTCACTCGCAATCACGCCCAGTTGCTCTCGGTGATCGGGACCGAACTCAGCGAGTCCAGCGACGTCATCGAGACGCTGTCGCGCAACGCCGCGGAGGCCAACCAGTCGAGTACCGAGACCGTCGAGCGTGCCGAGACGGCTCAGCAGTCGGCCCACGAGGCCCACGAAGACGTCGGCGAGGCCCGGCGAGCGGCGACGGAGGCCCACGACCGACTGGAGCAACTCCAGGACGCGGTCGGCGAGATCGACGAGATCACGGCGATGCTCGACGAGATCGCCGACCAGACCAACATGCTGGCGCTGAACGCCTCCATCGAGGCGGCCCGCGTCGGCGCGGAGGGCGACGGCTTCGCCGTCGTCGCCGACGAGGTCAAGACGCTGGCCGAGGAGGCCCAGCAACAGGCCACGGAGATCGAAGCCATCGTCGACGAAGTGCGGGCCGACGCCGAGGACACCATCGCCGAGATCGAGGCCGTCGACGAGAAGACCGAGGCGGCCGCGGGTTCGATCACCGAGACCGTCAGCGACCTGGACGATATCGCCACGAGCGCCGTCGAGACCTCAGCCAGCGTCGACGAAGTCGCCGATACGACCCAGGCCTTCGCCGACGACGTCGACGGTCTCGCCAGCAAGGTCATCGACGCGATCAACCAGGCAAACGAACTTGACGAGCTGGTCGGGCAACGCTGA
- a CDS encoding SDR family oxidoreductase — MSDSELDLSAPELTPEDVLRIDDPYFTTETVAIVTGAASGIGRATAVALATNGLTVVGADIDEDGLTETGDIVEDHDVEGWFVGVPTDLTDDDDVETVVEAAAEEGQLRFVANIAGMQHIASIPDFPMEKYDLLTDIMLRSPFKMAQAAMPHIRETEDSEASDDASGNRTQSGDGVGAIANMSSVHGHYATKDKPAYITAKHGLTGLTRSIAAEGEGTLRSFTVSVGYVLTPLMVDQIEDTADERGISKREVIEDVMLGQARTKEMMTPVEVANLFVFGFSSHAKHLNGGDLLFDGGYTHTYE; from the coding sequence ATGAGTGATTCCGAACTCGATCTCAGTGCGCCGGAACTGACGCCCGAGGACGTGCTCCGTATCGACGACCCGTACTTTACGACCGAGACCGTCGCGATCGTGACCGGCGCGGCTTCGGGAATCGGTCGTGCGACGGCCGTCGCCCTCGCGACGAACGGCCTCACCGTCGTCGGGGCCGATATCGACGAGGACGGCCTGACCGAGACGGGCGACATCGTCGAAGACCACGACGTCGAGGGCTGGTTCGTGGGCGTGCCGACGGACCTGACCGACGACGACGACGTCGAGACGGTCGTCGAGGCCGCGGCGGAGGAAGGCCAGTTGCGGTTCGTCGCGAACATCGCCGGGATGCAACACATCGCCTCGATCCCCGACTTCCCGATGGAGAAATACGATCTGCTGACCGACATCATGCTCCGGTCGCCGTTCAAGATGGCTCAGGCCGCGATGCCACACATCCGTGAGACCGAGGACAGCGAGGCGTCGGACGACGCCTCGGGCAACCGGACGCAGTCCGGTGACGGCGTCGGCGCCATCGCCAACATGTCCTCGGTCCACGGCCACTACGCCACGAAGGACAAGCCGGCCTACATCACCGCCAAGCACGGGCTGACCGGGCTCACCCGGTCGATCGCCGCCGAGGGCGAGGGCACGTTGCGGAGTTTCACCGTCAGTGTGGGGTACGTCCTGACCCCGCTGATGGTCGACCAGATCGAGGACACCGCCGACGAGCGCGGCATCTCGAAACGGGAGGTCATCGAGGACGTGATGCTCGGCCAGGCCCGCACGAAGGAGATGATGACGCCCGTCGAGGTGGCCAACCTCTTCGTCTTCGGGTTCTCCAGCCACGCGAAACACCTCAACGGCGGTGATCTGCTGTTCGACGGGGGTTACACGCACACGTATGAGTGA